From Bacteroidales bacterium, one genomic window encodes:
- the trkA gene encoding Trk system potassium transporter TrkA — protein MKIVIAGAGEVGSHLAKMLSREANDLTIIDGDEEHLNKLAEVADIITVLGKPTSIATLEQAGVPKADLFIAVSPAQEQDVNIISALLAKKMGAKKVTARINNDEYMQYDNKLMFTEMGIDLLFYPEKMAAYEIIDLLKQTGTTEFMEFARGRLQMVVFRLDEGAPLINKTVQDLSPNGSYKPFQPVAIARNNTTIIPTQSTKFLQGDLVFVICTKDGVSELMSYSGKNEIEIKSLMIIGGGRIGEMLARKMQDKVDQIKIIEHKKERCEYLAEALPNAVVINGDGRNTDLLVEEDAKNYDAFVAVTSSSETNILASVAVKNMGVQKTIAEVENIEYIKLAEDMGVDAVINKKLITAGRIFRFTLSNKVRSIKCLNGSDAEVLEFIVNPSSSITNGPIKDLRFPKEAIIGGIIRGDESFIANEYTSVKPYDRVVVFALPQALASVNKFFI, from the coding sequence ATGAAAATAGTTATTGCAGGAGCAGGAGAAGTTGGCAGCCACTTGGCAAAAATGCTGAGCAGGGAGGCTAATGACCTTACCATAATTGATGGAGATGAGGAGCACCTTAATAAGCTTGCAGAGGTTGCAGACATTATTACGGTACTTGGAAAACCCACATCTATAGCTACTTTGGAGCAGGCAGGTGTTCCAAAAGCAGACTTGTTCATAGCAGTCAGCCCGGCGCAGGAGCAAGATGTAAATATCATAAGCGCACTTCTGGCAAAAAAAATGGGGGCCAAAAAAGTTACAGCCAGAATCAACAACGACGAATACATGCAATATGATAATAAGCTGATGTTCACAGAGATGGGAATAGATTTGCTATTCTATCCGGAGAAGATGGCAGCTTATGAAATTATAGATTTGCTAAAGCAAACCGGAACAACTGAGTTCATGGAATTTGCACGCGGCAGATTGCAAATGGTTGTGTTCCGTTTGGATGAAGGGGCTCCGCTGATTAACAAGACAGTACAAGATTTATCGCCAAATGGCAGCTACAAGCCTTTCCAACCCGTTGCAATAGCAAGAAATAATACTACAATTATCCCAACTCAAAGCACAAAATTCTTGCAGGGAGATTTGGTATTTGTAATCTGCACAAAAGACGGTGTTAGTGAGCTTATGAGCTACTCAGGCAAAAATGAGATTGAAATAAAGAGCCTTATGATTATCGGAGGAGGAAGAATCGGAGAGATGCTTGCGCGCAAAATGCAAGATAAGGTAGACCAGATTAAAATCATAGAGCATAAAAAAGAGAGATGCGAATACCTTGCGGAGGCTCTTCCTAATGCAGTGGTTATCAACGGAGACGGAAGAAATACAGATTTGCTTGTAGAGGAGGATGCAAAGAATTATGATGCGTTTGTAGCAGTAACCAGCAGCAGCGAGACTAACATTCTTGCAAGCGTCGCAGTTAAAAACATGGGCGTTCAAAAAACCATCGCCGAGGTTGAAAATATAGAATACATCAAACTTGCTGAGGATATGGGAGTTGACGCAGTCATAAATAAAAAGCTTATAACAGCGGGACGTATCTTCAGATTTACATTGAGCAATAAAGTACGCTCTATCAAGTGTTTAAACGGCTCAGATGCAGAAGTTCTGGAGTTTATCGTAAACCCAAGCAGCAGCATAACAAACGGCCCCATCAAAGATTTGCGCTTCCCTAAGGAGGCAATCATCGGCGGCATAATCCGCGGAGATGAAAGCTTCATAGCTAATGAATATACAAGCGTAAAACCTTATGACAGGGTCGTAGTATTTGCTTTGCCTCAGGCACTTGCAAGCGTCAACAAATTTTTCATATAA
- a CDS encoding helix-turn-helix domain-containing protein gives MRENLEFIFVYSSLLLALMLELLYLILPGSAICIPTGNHYEAMICKVYLFTSVFIICFLRSKGIIIDKYRHLHLTEKYILLLWSLVVVYDSARMFCTDCRYAEYISLGMVTLSTMLICIYCTITYEDRADFICFHVGKKLFISITHLTLLISVLFGLHIFLIFERTELMEAMLSLIVLATVQIVLTSGTFKEKKKMVKPLLYTSDNNGNTTLLEDAEDCGDDEIMRRLILYFENDKPYLDPNLRAAKTSLAIGTNKLYMSRAIGKSKFNNFNSLCNYYRVLELCRLFMDEPDSDIMDIYGKAGFASRGVFCNSFLLFTGESPAKWAKRLRQMRGQRLFVRAEKFLRFPKNIV, from the coding sequence TTGAGGGAGAACCTTGAATTTATTTTTGTGTATTCTTCATTGCTCCTGGCACTGATGCTGGAGCTCTTATATCTGATTTTGCCCGGGAGCGCAATATGCATCCCAACCGGCAATCATTATGAGGCTATGATATGTAAAGTCTATTTGTTCACCAGTGTTTTTATTATTTGTTTCCTAAGGTCAAAAGGTATTATAATAGACAAGTACAGACATCTTCATCTTACTGAAAAATATATTTTGCTGCTGTGGTCATTGGTTGTGGTGTATGATTCCGCAAGGATGTTTTGCACCGACTGCAGATATGCGGAATACATATCTCTAGGGATGGTTACGCTTTCTACAATGTTAATTTGTATTTATTGTACAATTACTTATGAAGACAGGGCAGATTTTATATGCTTTCATGTAGGGAAAAAATTATTTATTTCTATAACGCATTTGACATTGCTCATTTCTGTATTGTTCGGCCTTCATATATTTTTGATTTTCGAGAGGACTGAACTGATGGAGGCAATGTTGTCGTTAATTGTTTTGGCAACAGTGCAAATTGTTTTAACAAGCGGAACATTTAAAGAAAAAAAGAAAATGGTAAAGCCGCTTTTGTATACGTCTGATAATAATGGAAATACAACATTGCTGGAGGATGCGGAAGATTGCGGTGATGATGAAATTATGCGCAGGCTTATCTTATATTTTGAAAATGACAAACCATATTTGGATCCAAACCTAAGGGCGGCAAAAACATCTTTAGCTATCGGGACAAATAAATTATATATGTCCAGGGCAATTGGCAAAAGCAAGTTTAATAATTTTAACAGCTTATGTAACTATTACAGAGTCTTGGAGTTATGCAGGTTGTTCATGGATGAGCCTGATAGTGATATCATGGATATTTACGGAAAGGCGGGGTTTGCGTCCAGAGGCGTTTTTTGCAATAGCTTCCTTTTGTTTACGGGGGAATCTCCTGCAAAATGGGCAAAGCGCTTAAGGCAAATGCGAGGTCAAAGACTTTTTGTGCGGGCGGAAAAGTTTCTCCGCTTTCCAAAAAATATTGTTTAA
- a CDS encoding YitT family protein: MKKVSLPQVLDVIKCYFFITLGLLCYVIGWEIFLVPNNMVGGGVTGVSAIFLYAFNIPISVSFFVLNTILLLIALKVLGKAFGFKTVYAIVAASLFFQIVPGFIPHDFIQEIAISNGKLLCAIFGGVMSGFGIGICFAQGGSTGGTDIIALMVTKYHNISPGRVILYIDIFIIASSLLIPAKDVLDASGAVIGKETWGMRLATVLYGYILIGASSYTVDMFLAGSRQSMQAFIFSKKYVEIADAITSKLGRGVSVVDTTGWYTKQDGKLLVVILHKTDTNTFYKIIRGIDKGAFVSITNVSGVYGEGFQKIKK, translated from the coding sequence ATGAAGAAGGTCTCTCTGCCACAAGTTTTAGATGTGATTAAGTGTTATTTTTTTATAACGCTTGGTCTATTGTGTTATGTCATTGGATGGGAAATTTTCCTTGTTCCCAACAACATGGTGGGCGGCGGAGTAACAGGCGTCTCTGCAATTTTTCTATATGCTTTTAATATTCCTATTAGTGTTTCCTTCTTTGTTTTAAATACAATTTTACTCCTGATAGCGCTTAAAGTACTTGGCAAAGCCTTTGGTTTTAAGACAGTTTACGCAATAGTAGCGGCATCACTTTTCTTCCAAATCGTACCGGGTTTTATTCCTCATGATTTTATACAGGAGATAGCAATTTCAAACGGCAAGCTTTTATGTGCAATTTTCGGCGGCGTAATGTCAGGCTTTGGAATTGGAATCTGCTTTGCGCAGGGAGGCAGCACCGGAGGCACGGATATTATTGCGTTAATGGTTACTAAATATCATAATATCTCTCCTGGGCGAGTAATCCTTTATATAGATATATTTATCATTGCATCTTCTCTTTTAATTCCCGCTAAGGATGTGCTGGATGCAAGCGGTGCTGTTATAGGAAAGGAAACTTGGGGAATGCGCCTTGCCACAGTGCTTTACGGCTATATTCTGATAGGCGCATCCAGTTATACCGTTGATATGTTTCTTGCTGGCTCCCGACAGTCTATGCAGGCGTTTATCTTCTCTAAAAAATATGTTGAAATAGCAGACGCAATCACATCTAAGTTAGGCAGGGGAGTCAGCGTTGTGGATACGACAGGATGGTACACAAAACAGGATGGAAAATTACTTGTAGTCATCTTACATAAAACAGATACAAATACTTTTTACAAAATTATCAGAGGTATAGACAAAGGGGCTTTTGTCTCTATCACCAACGTCTCCGGGGTCTACGGAGAGGGCTTCCAAAAAATCAAAAAGTAA
- a CDS encoding YitT family protein, with the protein MASKVATISKIIFEYFVITIGVFIYCGGWSAFITPQGITGGGVTGLATNIQYATNGFIPLYVSYIGINVLLLVIGTIILGRGFGFKTIYSILCATFFLAVMPHWHWLMSLSDISDKLVSAVLGGAILAVGISMIFKKGGSTGGTDIVALVLTKYYDTSPGKVFMYCDLIIIGSILFLPGKGLSDFIYGYLTTVSFSYMLDALLTGRQQSVQILVISGKYKEIADMLISDEHRGVTALDSMGWYTKDESKVLVVVARKYQVAGIMTSIKNIDNKAFVTVGNVSAVYGEGFEKVKEKPKFKEKKSKEEKIRSFLKWINNS; encoded by the coding sequence ATGGCAAGCAAAGTTGCAACCATATCAAAGATAATTTTTGAATATTTTGTTATTACCATAGGTGTCTTCATCTATTGCGGAGGATGGTCGGCATTCATAACCCCGCAGGGAATTACAGGCGGCGGCGTTACCGGTCTTGCTACCAACATCCAATATGCTACAAACGGCTTTATTCCGTTGTATGTCAGCTATATTGGAATTAATGTACTTTTGCTTGTAATAGGAACAATTATACTTGGACGCGGATTTGGATTCAAGACAATCTACAGCATTTTATGTGCAACTTTTTTCTTGGCTGTAATGCCGCACTGGCATTGGCTGATGAGTCTTTCAGATATCTCAGATAAGCTTGTATCTGCTGTGCTTGGCGGAGCAATTTTGGCCGTTGGAATTTCAATGATTTTTAAGAAGGGAGGAAGTACGGGAGGCACCGATATTGTCGCTCTTGTCCTTACAAAGTATTATGATACTTCCCCGGGAAAAGTTTTCATGTATTGTGACCTTATAATTATAGGCTCCATTCTGTTTTTGCCTGGAAAAGGGTTAAGCGATTTTATCTATGGTTATCTTACAACTGTCTCATTTTCATATATGCTGGATGCTTTGCTTACAGGCCGTCAGCAGTCTGTCCAGATACTTGTTATTTCCGGCAAGTATAAGGAGATTGCAGACATGCTAATCAGCGACGAGCATCGCGGGGTTACCGCACTGGATTCTATGGGCTGGTATACAAAAGATGAGAGCAAAGTTCTTGTTGTAGTTGCAAGGAAATATCAGGTTGCCGGCATAATGACCTCTATAAAAAACATTGATAATAAGGCATTTGTGACAGTTGGAAATGTGTCTGCTGTTTACGGGGAAGGTTTTGAGAAGGTAAAGGAAAAGCCAAAATTCAAAGAGAAGAAGAGCAAAGAGGAAAAGATAAGGAGTTTTTTAAAGTGGATAAATAATAGTTAG
- the leuS gene encoding leucine--tRNA ligase: protein MDYNYKEIEKKWQKFWAENGTFKVKTDPSKPKYYVLDMFPYPSGAGLHVGHPLGYIASDIYSRYKRLKGFNVLHPMGYDAFGLPAEQYAIQTGQHPEVTTINNINRYREQLDRIGFSFDWDREVRTCDPAYYKWTQWAFLKMFGCWYNNEHDKAEPIENLVKIFETEGNTKVNAACGDVDAFSAEQWKGFSEKQKADVLMQYRIAYQGETSVNWCSKLGTVLANDEVKEGLSVRGGYPVEQKRMKQWQLRISAYAGRLLDDLDNLQWTDALKEMQRNWIGKSYGAEIIFKVSNPNPANGQPANVEQDMKIFTTRADTVFGVTFMVLAPESEWVDLLTTKEQKSAVDDYLKEAKKKTERERIAETHTVTGVFSGSYAVNPFTGDKVPIWISEYVLAGYGTGAIMAVPAHDSRDYAFAKKFNLKIIPLIEGCDISKESFDAKEGIMCNSGFLSGKTVKEAIPLGIAEVEKRGIGKKKINYRLRDAIFSRQRYWGEPFPIYYKDGIATPIPEDELPLQLPKVESFKPTADGEPPLARAKDWTYKGYPLEKSTMPGFAGSSAYYLRYMDSRNDKALVSKEADEYWRNVDLYVGGTEHATGHLIYSRFWNKFLYDLGYVVEPEPFQKLINQGMIQGRSNFVYRIKNTNKFVSLGLKDQYDTTEIHVDINLVHNDKLDIEGFKKWMPDFANAEFILENGEYKCGYAVEKMSKSMYNVVNPDSICDTYGADTLRLYEMFLGPVEQSKPWDTKGIDGVNRFLKRLWKMFFGEFGGKSDPDGKINLSDEAPTAQELKVLHKLIKKVDDDISNFSYNTSVSAFMIATNELSDLKCNKRAVLEPIIVLLSPFAPHICEELWELSGHKGSISFAQFPKYEEKYTREDNFDYPVSFNGKTRFKISLAKSLSKDEVEEAVLAAEDTAKYLGGKSVKKVIVVPGRIINIVM, encoded by the coding sequence ATGGATTACAATTACAAGGAGATTGAAAAGAAGTGGCAGAAGTTCTGGGCCGAGAACGGAACATTTAAAGTAAAGACAGACCCTTCTAAACCAAAGTATTATGTTCTGGATATGTTTCCGTATCCTTCCGGAGCCGGATTGCATGTGGGACATCCCCTTGGATATATAGCTAGTGATATTTATAGCCGCTACAAGAGATTAAAAGGGTTTAATGTCTTGCATCCAATGGGTTATGATGCCTTTGGACTGCCGGCAGAACAATATGCAATTCAAACCGGACAGCACCCGGAGGTTACAACAATCAATAACATAAACAGATATAGAGAGCAGCTGGACAGGATAGGTTTTTCATTTGACTGGGATAGAGAGGTAAGAACCTGTGACCCTGCATATTATAAGTGGACACAGTGGGCGTTCCTTAAGATGTTTGGATGCTGGTATAATAATGAGCATGATAAAGCTGAACCAATTGAGAATCTTGTAAAAATATTTGAGACAGAAGGTAATACAAAGGTTAATGCCGCATGCGGAGACGTGGATGCTTTTTCTGCGGAGCAATGGAAAGGTTTTTCTGAGAAACAAAAGGCAGATGTGCTGATGCAGTATCGTATTGCCTATCAAGGAGAAACATCAGTCAACTGGTGTTCCAAACTTGGAACCGTCCTTGCCAATGATGAAGTAAAAGAGGGACTCTCTGTGCGCGGAGGTTATCCTGTTGAGCAGAAGAGAATGAAGCAGTGGCAGTTGAGAATTTCCGCCTATGCAGGAAGGTTGCTGGATGACCTGGATAACCTTCAATGGACAGATGCGCTTAAAGAGATGCAACGCAACTGGATAGGCAAGTCTTACGGCGCGGAGATAATTTTCAAGGTTTCAAATCCTAATCCTGCAAACGGACAACCTGCTAATGTTGAGCAGGATATGAAAATATTTACCACTCGTGCGGATACTGTTTTTGGAGTTACATTTATGGTGCTAGCTCCGGAGAGCGAGTGGGTGGATTTGCTTACCACAAAGGAGCAAAAGAGTGCAGTTGATGATTATCTAAAAGAGGCAAAGAAGAAAACGGAGCGTGAGAGAATAGCAGAGACGCATACTGTAACAGGTGTATTTTCAGGCTCTTATGCTGTTAATCCTTTTACCGGAGATAAAGTTCCAATTTGGATTTCAGAATATGTTCTTGCAGGTTATGGTACCGGGGCAATTATGGCAGTTCCTGCCCACGATAGCAGAGACTATGCGTTTGCAAAGAAATTCAATCTTAAAATAATTCCTCTGATAGAGGGTTGTGATATTAGCAAAGAGAGCTTTGATGCAAAAGAGGGTATCATGTGCAACAGCGGATTCCTTTCCGGCAAAACGGTGAAAGAGGCTATCCCTCTGGGAATTGCAGAGGTTGAAAAGCGCGGCATCGGAAAGAAAAAGATTAATTACAGGCTGAGGGATGCAATATTCTCCAGGCAAAGATATTGGGGAGAGCCGTTCCCAATTTACTATAAGGACGGCATAGCAACTCCAATACCTGAAGATGAGCTTCCATTGCAATTGCCTAAAGTTGAGTCATTTAAGCCTACAGCTGATGGCGAACCTCCGTTGGCTCGCGCTAAAGATTGGACGTACAAAGGCTATCCTTTGGAGAAAAGTACAATGCCAGGTTTTGCAGGAAGCAGCGCTTACTATTTGAGATACATGGACTCCCGCAATGACAAGGCGCTTGTAAGCAAAGAGGCGGATGAATATTGGAGAAACGTGGATTTGTATGTGGGTGGAACAGAGCATGCTACGGGGCATCTGATTTATTCCCGCTTCTGGAATAAATTTTTATATGACCTTGGTTATGTTGTAGAACCGGAACCATTCCAAAAGCTTATAAATCAAGGAATGATACAGGGACGTTCAAATTTTGTATACAGAATTAAGAACACAAATAAGTTTGTCTCGCTTGGACTTAAAGATCAGTATGATACAACGGAAATACATGTTGACATTAATCTTGTGCACAATGACAAGCTTGATATTGAAGGCTTTAAGAAGTGGATGCCCGATTTTGCAAATGCTGAATTTATACTGGAGAACGGAGAATACAAGTGCGGCTATGCTGTTGAGAAGATGAGCAAGTCTATGTATAATGTTGTTAATCCCGACAGTATATGTGATACGTACGGAGCTGACACTCTGAGACTTTATGAGATGTTCCTTGGACCGGTAGAGCAGAGCAAGCCATGGGATACCAAAGGCATTGACGGAGTCAACAGATTTCTAAAGAGATTGTGGAAGATGTTTTTTGGGGAGTTTGGCGGCAAGAGTGATCCTGACGGAAAAATCAATTTATCTGATGAAGCTCCAACTGCTCAGGAACTCAAAGTATTACATAAGCTCATTAAAAAAGTTGATGATGATATTTCCAATTTCTCATACAATACTTCAGTCTCCGCATTTATGATTGCAACCAATGAACTCTCTGATTTAAAGTGCAATAAGAGGGCCGTTCTGGAGCCAATCATTGTGCTGCTTTCTCCTTTTGCTCCGCACATCTGTGAAGAATTATGGGAGCTGTCGGGACATAAAGGGAGTATTTCATTTGCGCAATTCCCTAAGTATGAGGAGAAATATACAAGAGAAGATAATTTTGATTATCCGGTTTCTTTCAACGGCAAGACAAGATTTAAGATTTCGCTTGCAAAGAGCTTGTCAAAGGATGAGGTAGAGGAGGCCGTTCTTGCTGCTGAGGATACTGCAAAATATCTTGGAGGAAAGAGTGTTAAAAAAGTTATAGTTGTTCCCGGAAGGATTATCAATATTGTAATGTGA
- a CDS encoding TonB family protein, translating to MYRIQKIFFRAVVVSFSFVLMTAGFNEAYSQNKGVANIKSPQKTEIEKNNEDTLRAHVKFLTSPQLQGRGAGSQGEVKASEYIYDYLLSNGLLMLSPKEGEDFKMVQPKGDTLQSRNIIGIIPGYDNALAKEYVLIGAHMDGLGCTTLNVNGKQEMQIYPGADKNASGAAVLLQIAKMISQNKFMFKRSVIIAFFGAGELGMAGSWYFLNRSFSEVDKITLMMDLDAVGLSGENNKLQVFTGVQNPDINEMIGAVASAPFSVTPSLVDKEPFGSDYRNFYQKDIPSVLFTTGTSSLLNTTKDTGETLDYFQMNRIAEFVYSFALAAASRDKKVSQGLKAGEEKVDGKNEIVYTQQGVDHRATFLRGDERYFLKEWVYQYIKYPDSAIAGGIEGTEQVEFIVDKTGAVRDIKITKSLSDDIDNEVIKVFKASPKWKPATINGSNVSVRMSLPVEFILTKKRGSFGIKK from the coding sequence ATGTACAGAATCCAAAAAATATTTTTCCGTGCAGTTGTTGTTTCTTTCTCTTTTGTGTTGATGACTGCGGGATTTAATGAGGCGTATTCTCAAAATAAGGGGGTAGCAAACATTAAGTCTCCTCAAAAGACAGAAATAGAGAAAAACAATGAGGACACGCTTAGAGCGCATGTTAAGTTCTTGACTTCCCCTCAGTTACAAGGGAGAGGCGCGGGTTCTCAAGGTGAGGTTAAGGCATCGGAATATATTTATGATTATCTTCTGTCAAACGGACTTCTTATGCTCTCTCCAAAAGAGGGGGAGGACTTTAAAATGGTCCAGCCTAAGGGAGATACTCTGCAATCCCGCAATATAATTGGGATTATCCCGGGATATGATAATGCCCTTGCAAAAGAGTATGTTCTGATTGGGGCTCACATGGATGGCCTGGGTTGCACAACCTTGAATGTCAACGGAAAGCAAGAGATGCAAATTTATCCCGGTGCAGATAAAAATGCAAGCGGCGCTGCCGTGCTTTTGCAAATTGCAAAAATGATTTCTCAGAATAAATTTATGTTCAAACGTTCTGTTATCATTGCATTCTTTGGGGCGGGTGAGCTTGGAATGGCCGGGAGCTGGTATTTCTTAAACCGTTCATTTTCAGAGGTTGACAAGATTACTCTAATGATGGATTTGGATGCTGTTGGCTTAAGCGGAGAGAATAACAAATTGCAAGTTTTCACAGGAGTTCAGAATCCCGATATTAATGAAATGATAGGTGCAGTTGCGTCGGCCCCTTTCTCCGTAACTCCTTCTCTTGTAGACAAAGAGCCATTTGGTTCTGACTACAGGAATTTTTATCAGAAGGATATTCCATCTGTACTGTTTACTACGGGAACAAGTTCCCTGCTTAATACAACAAAAGATACGGGGGAGACGCTAGATTATTTTCAAATGAACCGCATTGCGGAATTCGTTTATTCATTTGCACTTGCGGCCGCCTCCAGAGATAAGAAGGTATCGCAGGGACTTAAGGCCGGAGAGGAGAAAGTGGATGGGAAAAATGAGATTGTATATACTCAGCAGGGCGTTGACCACAGGGCAACTTTCTTGCGCGGAGATGAGAGGTACTTCCTTAAAGAGTGGGTATATCAGTATATTAAGTATCCCGATAGTGCAATAGCAGGAGGAATAGAGGGGACCGAGCAAGTAGAATTTATTGTAGATAAAACAGGTGCGGTAAGAGATATTAAAATCACAAAGAGCCTTAGCGATGATATTGACAATGAGGTTATTAAAGTGTTCAAAGCTTCACCAAAATGGAAGCCTGCAACAATTAATGGCTCAAATGTCAGCGTCAGGATGTCTCTTCCTGTAGAATTTATTTTGACCAAAAAGAGAGGCAGCTTTGGTATTAAGAAATAG
- the gcvT gene encoding glycine cleavage system aminomethyltransferase GcvT yields MKTTAFTQKHIELGAKMMPFAGYNMPLEYIGIKQEHLAVRNSVGVFDVSHMGEFYIKGPNALKFVQYVTSNDAFVLFPGKIQYSCFPNGKGGIVDDLVVYCFDPQCYMMVVNAANMQKDWDHLCKYASKFGLVVGKDFYNASDELSQLAIQGPKAMEVMQKLCNEPIMTMEYYTFKQLTVGGIADVILSTTGYTGAGGCEVYVKNADALKLWDKIFEAGKPEGIMPVGLGARDTLRLEMGFCLYGNDIDDTTSPLEAGLGWITKFNDNKGDFIDRDFLLKQKADGLTRKLCAFELVDRGIPRHGYEICNAGGERIGFVTSGGMSPSLNKPIGMGYVAAPLYKVGNEIFIKVRDKLLKGVVVKAPFYKAE; encoded by the coding sequence ATGAAAACAACAGCTTTTACTCAGAAACACATTGAGTTAGGGGCAAAGATGATGCCTTTTGCCGGGTACAACATGCCTCTGGAATATATCGGTATTAAACAAGAACATCTTGCTGTAAGAAACAGCGTTGGAGTTTTTGACGTTTCCCACATGGGAGAATTTTATATCAAGGGACCTAATGCTCTAAAGTTTGTGCAGTATGTTACAAGCAATGATGCATTTGTCCTTTTCCCTGGCAAGATTCAATATTCCTGTTTCCCTAACGGAAAGGGCGGCATCGTAGATGACCTTGTTGTATATTGTTTTGACCCTCAGTGCTATATGATGGTTGTAAATGCTGCCAACATGCAGAAAGATTGGGACCATTTGTGCAAATATGCTTCAAAATTTGGACTTGTAGTTGGCAAAGATTTTTATAACGCTTCTGATGAGCTAAGTCAGCTTGCTATCCAAGGTCCTAAGGCTATGGAAGTTATGCAAAAACTTTGCAATGAGCCAATTATGACTATGGAGTACTATACTTTTAAGCAACTGACAGTTGGGGGAATTGCTGATGTTATTTTATCAACGACAGGTTATACCGGAGCAGGCGGCTGCGAGGTTTATGTAAAGAACGCGGATGCGCTAAAACTTTGGGATAAGATTTTTGAAGCTGGAAAGCCGGAAGGTATTATGCCTGTGGGACTTGGAGCAAGAGATACGCTGCGTTTGGAGATGGGATTCTGCCTGTACGGGAATGATATAGATGATACAACATCTCCTCTTGAGGCGGGACTTGGCTGGATTACTAAGTTCAATGATAACAAGGGAGACTTTATTGATAGAGATTTTCTTTTGAAGCAGAAAGCAGATGGTCTTACAAGAAAGTTGTGTGCCTTTGAATTAGTTGACCGCGGTATTCCAAGACACGGATATGAGATTTGCAATGCCGGCGGTGAGAGAATAGGATTTGTTACCAGCGGAGGAATGAGCCCAAGTTTAAACAAGCCAATTGGAATGGGATATGTAGCTGCTCCTCTATATAAAGTTGGTAATGAGATTTTTATAAAGGTAAGAGATAAGCTGCTTAAAGGTGTTGTTGTTAAGGCTCCTTTCTACAAGGCAGAGTAA
- a CDS encoding SPOR domain-containing protein, which produces MKNKILLVAVIALILGGCDWVRSRLDLPTSKDIAAKKALIIQREMQLDSARNVKTDSSAVMAVKDSSRSLMGEDSAEMSAATQRAEQQRIADEEAVRKLDAQQKAIQQQKAEQQKAEQLQKAAQQKVAQQQKLAQQKLAQQQKVEQQKLAQQQKIAQQQKLAQQQKLAQQQNVARQQKIAQQRNVAAQQQKAVQQQIPQQQNVAVQKDTPSPLRYRYYLIVGSYKQAASVEKRLRQLRNMEASPVAIPLKNGLTMVSAVGFNSLQDAQAAISDVQDIAPDAWVYSRARGLHK; this is translated from the coding sequence ATGAAGAATAAAATACTTCTTGTTGCTGTTATTGCACTTATACTTGGAGGGTGCGATTGGGTTAGGAGCAGATTGGATTTGCCCACTTCCAAAGATATTGCCGCAAAGAAAGCCCTTATTATACAGAGGGAGATGCAGCTGGATTCTGCAAGGAATGTCAAGACAGATTCTTCCGCAGTGATGGCTGTAAAAGATAGCAGCAGAAGTTTGATGGGAGAGGACTCTGCGGAGATGAGTGCCGCAACGCAAAGAGCGGAACAGCAGAGGATTGCAGATGAAGAGGCGGTGAGAAAACTGGATGCTCAGCAAAAGGCAATTCAACAGCAAAAGGCGGAGCAGCAAAAAGCTGAACAGCTGCAAAAAGCAGCACAGCAAAAGGTGGCGCAGCAACAAAAATTGGCTCAGCAGAAGCTTGCACAACAGCAGAAAGTAGAGCAGCAGAAACTTGCACAGCAACAAAAGATAGCACAGCAGCAGAAGCTTGCACAGCAGCAGAAGCTTGCACAGCAGCAAAATGTGGCTCGGCAGCAGAAGATAGCGCAGCAGCGGAATGTGGCAGCACAGCAACAGAAGGCAGTGCAGCAGCAAATCCCTCAGCAACAAAATGTTGCGGTTCAGAAGGATACTCCTTCTCCGTTGAGATACCGGTATTACTTGATAGTAGGCTCATACAAACAGGCAGCAAGCGTGGAGAAAAGATTGAGGCAGCTTAGAAACATGGAGGCAAGTCCCGTAGCCATTCCACTAAAGAACGGACTTACAATGGTTTCTGCAGTTGGATTTAATTCTTTGCAGGATGCTCAGGCAGCTATATCTGATGTACAGGATATTGCCCCGGACGCTTGGGTTTACAGCAGGGCAAGAGGTTTGCATAAGTAG